Proteins encoded by one window of Teretinema zuelzerae:
- a CDS encoding DUF5320 domain-containing protein, which produces MPGRNGTGPQGQGPMTGRGAGFCAGKGTGSGRQFEYGCGAGFGNGFGEGCGAGFGNGAFFPATPADEKSVLAARKEFLQRELGALDARLSELDTTPDSE; this is translated from the coding sequence ATGCCGGGAAGAAATGGAACAGGACCCCAGGGACAGGGGCCGATGACGGGACGGGGCGCGGGATTCTGCGCAGGAAAAGGCACGGGGTCCGGCAGGCAGTTCGAATACGGATGCGGAGCTGGATTCGGCAACGGATTCGGAGAGGGCTGCGGGGCGGGCTTCGGCAACGGCGCGTTTTTTCCCGCGACGCCGGCTGACGAAAAAAGCGTTCTTGCTGCGCGCAAGGAATTTCTCCAAAGAGAACTCGGCGCTCTCGACGCACGACTCTCGGAACTGGACACAACGCCGGACAGCGAATAA
- a CDS encoding VF530 family protein — protein MIERTPQDEERQKAQPAETGESAVVKAEPKEEQPNNPLHGITLEKIVTRLVDELGWIEMNRRIKINCFYSHPSVKSSLKFLRQTEWARTQVENLYLEVMYSKRMKEKNAPDKPGR, from the coding sequence ATGATCGAACGAACGCCGCAGGACGAAGAACGACAAAAAGCGCAACCGGCAGAAACCGGCGAGAGCGCGGTAGTCAAGGCAGAGCCGAAGGAAGAGCAGCCCAACAATCCGCTCCACGGCATAACGCTGGAAAAAATAGTCACCAGGCTGGTCGACGAACTGGGCTGGATCGAAATGAATCGGAGAATCAAAATAAATTGTTTTTATAGCCATCCCAGCGTCAAATCGAGCTTGAAGTTTTTGCGCCAGACCGAATGGGCGCGAACGCAGGTGGAAAACCTCTACCTGGAAGTAATGTACAGCAAGCGGATGAAGGAAAAAAACGCCCCGGACAAGCCGGGGCGCTGA